In Lathyrus oleraceus cultivar Zhongwan6 chromosome 2, CAAS_Psat_ZW6_1.0, whole genome shotgun sequence, the DNA window AAATTATTTATATTCAATAATGACTCGTTATAttatattaataaaataatacaAAATTATCTCTattcaatttcaaaaaatttattGACTACTAAGCATCAACACACTAATATTTATATATCAATTAATCCAAAATACTATCTTATCATCTAATTATTATTAGAAAATCATAAAATCTTACATTGCTCTAATATTTTTGACAAAATATAACCATACCCGAATCCTCACAATTATATAGTTTTAGGTTAAAATTATGAACAATGTCATTTTCCTTATAAGTATTTTAAGCACTCTCAAGTGTTTTAGAATTGAAACGCAGGAATACACAAGATAATTGAGCTTATACTTGAACTTGCACAAGATCGATGAAAACTCAAATGTATGGAAGATGAAATATAAAATTTTGTGTGAAGAATATAGACTTTTCTAATGTGTTTTTTTTCAAAAGTTACATTATTTTGCATTTTACAACACTTCACGAAATATTGTCCATTTTCGAATTCAAACCTACTACGATACTTCACAACTATGGTCAATTTTTGAATTCAAAAATTAATCTCGACTTAGTATACTCAAGATTATCAAGATTAttaatttatataaaaaatattatgaACAGTATCTTTTTAACACTATTTTGAATATTCATTCTTACAGTAACAACTTCGTAATGATCTCCACTTCTCAACTGTCCACCAGCTCCCCTCCAAATTCTTTCTGTCCCCTCTCAAAGTAAATTACCTGCCGTCCTTCCTCCTTCATGCAACAACCAGATACGTTTTGTTGCTTACAGTCACACGCTTCTTCCCTTAAAAACCTTTTCTACACCCCCAACATTTTCATGCCTATTACTTCATTTTATCACTATTACTATAGAGTAAAAATAAAGGTAAGACCATTTGACacattttatttaatttagtttttTTTGGTTAATAACGCGACTTACTGTAAgttataatttaattatttttaattatcgGAAATAGCGACGTGTATTGAAAACACAGGACTTCCCTCCTACCTTATTGGCGTAATTGAGAGTTAAAGGCCAACTCTCTGTGTTTCTGCATCAGCTCTTCACTCTCATTCTCTTCCGATCACCGCCATCGCGCGCCCAATTCTCTTCATGGCGGTTTTTGTACCCACTCAACTCATCTCATTTTTCTCTCTAATTTTTCTTCACCTTACTTCCTTTTCTCCTTACCTCGCTCTCTCTATCAACCCTAACAACCTCTTACTCTTTCCCTCAATAACCGATCGTAATCTCTCTCGTCCCGCCATGATTCTCCCTCTGCATCTCACTTCACCCGATTCATCCATCTCGTCATTCAATCCTCGCCGTCAACTCCAGAGATCCGAATCGCAACACCACCCTAACGCTCGCATGAGACTCTACGACGATCTCCTTGTTAACGGGTTTGTTCGATTCCTCTCTTTCATTTCCTCCGCGATTTCATTCCGTCGACGTTTTTGTGCATGTGGTTGATCAATTCTTTTGTCTCTGAAATTCGATTGTGTAGATACTATACCACGCGGCTCTGGATCGGTACTCCTCCACAGAGATTTGCTCTTATTGTTGATACCGGAAGTACTGTTACTTATGTTCCCTGTTCTAATTGCGAACACTGTGGTAGGCACCAGGTAATTATTCTTCGGTgccttttaaaaaaaattattatataaGCCTAGAAATTAATGATTATATTGATTGATGATTAAATTAGTGTGAAGAATGTCCATTGGCTTGTGAATATTGTCTAGCACGAAAAGATAAcgataataatttgaaaaatgtATATTAATTATAATAACAAGTGTGTGTCGGTTTCAGACATAGACACCGGGACTGACATGCGACATCGATTGTAATTTGAAAAACaataaattaaatgaaattaCAAGTGTCTGTTTCGGACATACAGACACACCTTTTTTTAGAGTTGTTGTCGGTGCTACAGAGCTCATGGTTATGAAAAAAAGTTTACTCATACAAGGCTTTATCATGTGATTATTTGATTTTGGTGCTGAATTTGTGCACGTTTTCATTCCTGGCTAAAGGGTGTTCTTTTTATGAAAATGAAGAGGTAGAAGTAGAATATGGAGGACTGATTTTGTCTCTTACTACTATTTATTGTATCTTGAAATGGTTTTGGAAAAGAATAGTTTCATTTAGAATTTGTTGTCTTGTCCGATGTGTGTGTAGCTTTTGTGATTTATCTGAAGAAGAATGGATTTGTGTGCCAAATTTTATTTTAATAGGATCCGAAGTTCCAGCCTGATTTGTCGACGACTTATGAACCTGTAAAATGCACACCGGATTGCAACTGTGATGGTGATAAGATGCAGTGCATGTATGAGAGACAGTATGCTGAAATGAGCAGTAGCAGTGGACTCCTTGGTGAGGATGTTGTGTCCTTTGGAAATCTGAGCGAGCTTCCTCCCCAACGTGCTGTCTTTGGCTGTGAAAACGATGAGACCGGTGATCTCTATAGTCAGCGCGCTGATGGCATCATGGGTTTGGGTCGTGGAGATCTAAGTATCATGGATCAATTGGTTGATAAAAAGGTAATAAGTAATTCATTCTCACTATGCTATGGTGGAATGGATGTTGGTGGAGGTGCTATGATTCTTGGCGGAATATCTCCCCCATCAGACATGGTCTTTACACATTCGGATTCTGGTAGAAGGTGCGTGTCAAATTTTCTTATTTAACAGTTATGAGATTTCATGCATTTTCTTAAAAAATGCATTTGATTAATCTCACATTTACTCTAGTTTCGGGATGGCAACAGTCCATATTACAATATCAATTTGAAGGAGATACATGTTGCGGGGAAGCAATTGCGGTTAAACCCAAAGGTTTTTGATGGGAAGCATGGAACTGTCTTGGATAGTGGCACCACTTATGCATACCTACCAGAAGTTGCATTTCTTGCTTTTAAACGTGCTGTAAGTTCTTTTAAAAATATCATTGTAAAATGTTCCGAGTTGCATTTCTTGCTTTCCAACATAGAGTTGTCTTCTGAGTTGCACTGACTTTAAGAATGCTACAATTACACCATTTAACCTTTCTAAAGCGATATCCCTTAATACTGTAGTTAAAAGTACCCTGAATTATTGTAGATTATCTTTATTCAAACAGGAAGCACAAGTATGTCATACTAGTTATTGGGTGTTCTATgaatataatataattaaataCTCATAATTTTGAGATGCTTTCATTTATGTGTTTTCTGTTATTTTCTTCTTTTAAAAATCATACTGAATTTTCTTTTGAGTCTTTATATATCATTAATTTTGGAACCTCATTTAAACAACAATGATTTAAAGTTTCCCCTTCTGAAGCTGTGTTTTGGTCTTCATATCTCTGGGATGTCTTCCTAATCAGCTCATTTAATTAAAAGATTCAATGGACTAGTCAAATGTATGTGCCGTTTATAATGGAGAACCTGTTTTATTCATTCTTCATCATTGATAGTTTAGTTTATTAATTATTGTATATTATAGCTGGATATCTTATTCATGTTTACAATAAAACCGAGTATCCTGTAAAGATAAACCTTATCTTATATGTCTGATGGGTTGCTTTTGTATTTACTTGTTTTGCAGATTATGATGGAACGTAACTCTTTGAAGCAAATTAGTGGTCCAGATCCAAATTATAAAGATATATGTTTTTCTGGTGCTGGAATGTATGTCTGTATCATTgttatgtaatgaacattcgaGCCTATTGCAGCATATTAACGGTTCAAATTTACTTGTCTTTCAGAAATGTCTCTCAACTCTCTAAAAGCTTTCCAGTGGTTGACATGGTATTTGAAAATGGTCACAAGTTATCACTGTCTCCTGAAAATTACTTGTTTCGGGTTAGTGATATAAGATCATTAGTATCTTCAGCTGTGTTTATAGGTTAGCTGATTCTCTAATCCCTATTTTTCTTGTGGCTATCTTTTTATAAAGCATTCAAAAGTACGTGGTGCATATTGTCTGGGGGTTTTCTCAAATGGAAGGGATCCAACTACTCTTTTAGGAGGTAACTAATTTACTGTGGGTAACTCCAGTTCATTTCATACTTTGTGCTGATTTGAAGTATTGTTCCTTAGTTTTTGTGTTAGATTGGTAGCTTATGAGTTATGGGTTTGTCTAGCACTTTAGTGATCGTTCCTATACTGTTTGGTTAGGTATTTTTGTCCGTAACACTCTTGTAATGTATGATCGTGAGAATTCTAAAGTTGGTTTCTGGAAAACAAATTGTTCCGAGTTATGGGAAAGATTACACATCTCTGATGCCCCATCACCAGTGCCTTCAAATTCAGAATTAACGAACTTAACCAAAGCATTTGAACCTTCAGTTGCTCCATCTCCATCTCCATCTCCATCTCCATCTCCATCTCCATCTCCATCTTCATCTCCATCTCCATCTCCATCTCCatctccatcttcatcttcatctccaTCTCCATCTCCATCTTCATCTCCATCTCCATCTCCATCACCATCACATGATAATATTGATCAAGGTAACACTATCTCCTACTGTTCTAATTTTATTTTAAGTATATACAGAGACATCATGTGTAATCGTGGATAGATGTTAAACTTACACAAAGTAGTTCATCatgttatttatttttttaaagttgTGTGGTTGTTTTGTAGCTTATATGCTCACTAATAAGTAACGACTAATCTCCTACAATCGTCTTGAATGAGCAGGTGAACTCCAGATTGCTCAAATAACAATTTCCATTTCATTTAACATAAGCTACACGGATATGAAGCCTCACATTACAGAGTTGACTGGACTCATAGCTCATGAGTTAGATGTTAATACATCACAGGTAAGAAAATGGTCACCAAGGTGCAAGAATTATTGGGGCTTAGTTACAGCTTTAAGTATAATGTATTAATTTGATGCTAAAAGGGAGATGTAATTCACTATATGCATATAGACACGTGGCTAGACCAGTTGGCTGGTGTAGGTTGGGATATATGTAGGTCCTAGGCGTAAGACTTTCAGTCAGCTGTTGACCTTCCAAAGTACCAAGAAAACTAAACATTTCAGCTAGTTTTTCCCTGTTCACATGCGTTGTTACTTGATGATAATGATGATGGATTTCTTGATTTGAATGATCGCAGGTTCAGTTAATGAATCTTTCTTCACTTGGAAATGGGTCCCTCTCTAGATGGGCCATAACCCCAAGGCCGTATGCAGATTTCTTTTCTAACACCACTGCAATGGTAAGTTGATATTTGTGTATTTGCATTTATGTGAAGACAAACCATTTGAATTTGATGGTGATTTTTTATGTTAACAGAGAATGGTGTCCCGGCTTTCTGAACATCACATGCAACTCCCAGACACATTCGGAAGTTATAAGTTGCTTGATTGGAATGCCGAGCCTTCATCAAAACGGTAAATTCTATCTTGAATagggaaaagagaaaattatCTTCCCTATATCGTTGTATTTGTAAACCTATGTGCTTGATCATTCATAGTGCATGCAATACTGAGGTACATAGTTTTATCTAGTTCAGATTAATTGGAACTTGGAAAGTGTGTTGTACTCTAATTTATGAAAATTCATGCTTGTGTATTGGGGTTGTATTTTTAGTAAAGGCACATGGACGTCTTTTGATTGATAGAAAGAACTGTTCTGCACTAATGTGTATGTAAGTCAAGACTCGAGATCTGTTTATATACTCAGCAGACTGGATTCTCAACTACATCCAGCATTTTGTAGCAAATTTTTCATGTGTAAAAAGTGCAACCGCATGCAGGGTATGCTGTCCCATGGTCAAAAAACACTTTGCTCTACCACTAAACCGTGGAGGAAGAACCGGATCTGGTGTTAAGCTTGGTATACTTACACCAATTTAGTACGTGATGAATTTAGTTAATCCAACTATTGAATTGAATATTTTTACGAAGTAGATTCGGTATACAATTCATATAGAAAGTGATAGTACTTTATTGCACTATTGCAATTTAAGGTATAGTGTTTTCTAAAAAAATAAGTATGTCCACTGTTAGATTACAAACCTAcaaatttaaattatttaaaatttgaTATATGTGATCATAAAATAGTATCAGATGATTCAATGGTTTGATTGGCTAGTTTCACATTTTACATTAAATTATTAAGTGATGCAAATATCCAAGACTTGCACCAAATGTTGTATTTTCTTTTGAAACCTTAAAATTTCTTTACTTTATTGGGGAAATATTTTTAATTCTACTAGTTTGCCAAACAAGCATTTTCAATGACACGTATTGCTTTGAAACTTTTGGGACAACAAGTGAAGTCAAATAGGAAAGCCACCTGTTCTTTATGGGGGCAACTCATTATCCTACCTGCATAATTGTTAATTTAACCTTTTGTTGCCTATTTTGGTTACTACCTGCATATGGTTGGGGCTTACTCTATAACCATTTTTTATGCTGCTAACATATTTTTCTGAGATGGTGCAGGACTTGGTGGCAGCAATACTATTGGGTCGTGGCTTTAATGGGTTTGCTTACATTGCTTCTTGGGGTATCTGCCTTGGGAATATTCTTAATTTGGAAAAACAGACAGCAAGCAGAGCATTCATATAAACCAGTTGATGTAGCTGTTCCAGAGCAGGAACTTCAAACATTATGAGATACGTTTCTACCACTGCTGGTTGGCAGTTTCCCTCATTAGTGTGGCTATTACGAGCAATTTATACGAACACAGTTACTTGCTGTTCGagatttttatttcaaaaaatctGGCTGTCTATTTTGATGTGTCAAAACCCTGATAGATGTACATTAAGGAATTTATTTTAAGCAAAGTGAGCTTATTTCATTTCATCAGCAACCATACACGAAATACAATGGGGAATAGAATAATAATTGCAAAGGCTAGACTCTAATATGGACTCTATTGCTAATTTATGTGTATCTTATTTGTTTGCCTCATGATAAAAACCAACCTGTAGCCAAAGCTAATGCAGTAAATATTATTTAGAAGATGTATCAATTACAATGCAATTTTGTCTGTGGTATTTCAATATATGGGTGAATCAGAAGGTGGAGGCACCATTTGGAATAGAATTTTCCCGTAATCATATTTGTGAAAAACAATGAACGTAGAATACTAAAACAAAAATATTAATGACAGAGTTAGGCTAAATATGTGTCTCTGGGCTGTTAAAGACCTATCTATTGAAAACAAGAATTTACGTTGGGTGCAAAGTACGCACAATCGCTTACTACCCAAAGGTTTTGAGCATTACTTCTCCCGCCCTTCACCCTTAGTGGCTGGGAAGGATCCAATGCAAATTTG includes these proteins:
- the LOC127120443 gene encoding aspartic proteinase 36 isoform X1; amino-acid sequence: MAVFVPTQLISFFSLIFLHLTSFSPYLALSINPNNLLLFPSITDRNLSRPAMILPLHLTSPDSSISSFNPRRQLQRSESQHHPNARMRLYDDLLVNGYYTTRLWIGTPPQRFALIVDTGSTVTYVPCSNCEHCGRHQDPKFQPDLSTTYEPVKCTPDCNCDGDKMQCMYERQYAEMSSSSGLLGEDVVSFGNLSELPPQRAVFGCENDETGDLYSQRADGIMGLGRGDLSIMDQLVDKKVISNSFSLCYGGMDVGGGAMILGGISPPSDMVFTHSDSGRSPYYNINLKEIHVAGKQLRLNPKVFDGKHGTVLDSGTTYAYLPEVAFLAFKRAIMMERNSLKQISGPDPNYKDICFSGAGINVSQLSKSFPVVDMVFENGHKLSLSPENYLFRHSKVRGAYCLGVFSNGRDPTTLLGGIFVRNTLVMYDRENSKVGFWKTNCSELWERLHISDAPSPVPSNSELTNLTKAFEPSVAPSPSPSPSPSPSPSPSSSPSPSPSPSPSSSSSPSPSPSSSPSPSPSPSHDNIDQGELQIAQITISISFNISYTDMKPHITELTGLIAHELDVNTSQVQLMNLSSLGNGSLSRWAITPRPYADFFSNTTAMRMVSRLSEHHMQLPDTFGSYKLLDWNAEPSSKRTWWQQYYWVVALMGLLTLLLGVSALGIFLIWKNRQQAEHSYKPVDVAVPEQELQTL
- the LOC127120443 gene encoding aspartic proteinase 36 isoform X2; amino-acid sequence: MAVFVPTQLISFFSLIFLHLTSFSPYLALSINPNNLLLFPSITDRNLSRPAMILPLHLTSPDSSISSFNPRRQLQRSESQHHPNARMRLYDDLLVNGYYTTRLWIGTPPQRFALIVDTGSTVTYVPCSNCEHCGRHQDPKFQPDLSTTYEPVKCTPDCNCDGDKMQCMYERQYAEMSSSSGLLGEDVVSFGNLSELPPQRAVFGCENDETGDLYSQRADGIMGLGRGDLSIMDQLVDKKVISNSFSLCYGGMDVGGGAMILGGISPPSDMVFTHSDSGRSPYYNINLKEIHVAGKQLRLNPKVFDGKHGTVLDSGTTYAYLPEVAFLAFKRAIMMERNSLKQISGPDPNYKDICFSGAGINVSQLSKSFPVVDMVFENGHKLSLSPENYLFRHSKVRGAYCLGVFSNGRDPTTLLGGIFVRNTLVMYDRENSKVGFWKTNCSELWERLHISDAPSPVPSNSELTNLTKAFEPSVAPSPSPSPSPSPSPSPSSSPSPSPSPSPSPSHDNIDQGELQIAQITISISFNISYTDMKPHITELTGLIAHELDVNTSQVQLMNLSSLGNGSLSRWAITPRPYADFFSNTTAMRMVSRLSEHHMQLPDTFGSYKLLDWNAEPSSKRTWWQQYYWVVALMGLLTLLLGVSALGIFLIWKNRQQAEHSYKPVDVAVPEQELQTL